The genomic region CAACTCGGCACCCGGCATGTGGGATGTGGTTCACCTCATCCGGTCGTTCACTCAGATGAAAGGTTTGTTCATGGCCCGCCCGGGACACATGGCGTCCAACCGGGCGCAGGAAACCTCGTTGCGTACTCGTGATCCGACTGTGATCCGTTTCGCTTCGTGGTGCGTGTCGGAACGAGATCGAACCTCTGGGCGTCCTTCTCCGTACAGGTCTGCAAGGGGTCCGGCGGACGGCGTGAGCCCTTGCGGGCTCCGTCGGTGTGTCAGGTTTTATGGTGATTTGAACACTTTCCGCTTGGGCTTGGTTCCGCAGAGTGAATAAGGGGCTCAATAGCAGATCTCGGCTTGACTCGCCCGGAGCAGCACACTTGTAATTTCACTCGTGTCGTTCAGCCGGAATCGGTAACGGCTAGATCACGGGGACGCGAAAGACAGACGAGGGGCGCACATGACCGAGACGGTGCAGCAACTGCTGGTCGACGACGCGGACGAGGAACTCGGCTGGCAGGAGCGCGCACTGTGCGCCCAGACCGACCCCGAGTCCTTCTTCCCTGAGAAGGGCGGCTCGACCCGGGAGGCCAAGAAGGTCTGCCTCGCCTGTGAGGTCCGCTCCGAGTGCCTCGAGTACGCCCTCGCCAACGACGAGCGATTCGGCATCTGGGGCGGCCTGTCCGAGCGGGAGCGCCGCCGGCTGAAGAAGGCAGCGGTCTGATCGCGGACGGCGCGATAGACGGACAGCGCGCATCCGCACGTACGCACGGCTCGAACGGCCCGTCGCAAGTGGGTTATCCACAGGCGGCGGGCCCCCTTGTTGCGCAGCCGATAGTGTGGTCGCTCGTCCGAGACGCCCCGCTGCCCCCACCGGTCGCAGGCGTCCACCGCAGTCCACCGAACCGGGGCCCGTACCTCGATGTCCGTGCAC from Streptomyces chartreusis NRRL 3882 harbors:
- a CDS encoding WhiB family transcriptional regulator — protein: MTETVQQLLVDDADEELGWQERALCAQTDPESFFPEKGGSTREAKKVCLACEVRSECLEYALANDERFGIWGGLSERERRRLKKAAV